The region GAACCTTCCAAGTAAAGGACAGAGAAAGCAGCATCATAGAGGCAGCCTAAACAAGTCAGCAAGAGCATTATCAGTTTTAATAATACCATAAACTGAGAAAGTTTCACATTGAAAGACTCGAAAACAGAACATCCCACACGCTACTTGCAAGGTTTCAGAGATATCACACTtctgtcaaaatatattttatgtaATTGGGAACACAGCAACAGGTGAAAGTAGTACCATCAATATATGTCTAATTCAAGCACTGCCTTATTGGATAGGTACAAACTTTGCTCTTGATTACTACATAAATTCATTAGTAGTTGATTGGTAGTAAAATAGAATTTTCTTCTCTTTATAATCTGTGTAGATTCAGTGTCCAAGTTCACAAGCTACATGATTAGACTCTTGTCAGTGCACTAGTCTAATATTGGATCAAGAGAGCAAGACTAAGCAATCCCAAGCACAGATTGGATTAGTTCTAGAAGCTTCCTCTCCCTAAACAAGAAAATTTTCTACTTTCTGTTTGAGTCTCCTTTCAATCTTAGTTCTTAAATACAGATTCATTCCTAATGTAACTAACCTAGCAGCAACTTAAAAAAACCCTACAATTAAATTCTTAACAGAAAAACAGAGCTTTAACAACCCTTTAACATATACAAAGCTTATCACTATATTCTTGAATATAGTGGAatacaagaaaacataatttttttacatCAATTGATGAAAGTATAAATACGTATATCTATATACAAATAAATGTTCATGGGGAAAAAACACGGTACCATTCCACCAAAGCTTGTGATTAGAAGACTCTTTCTTCCTTGTCTATCCATCAAGGATGATGCAACAGCTGTGCTTGAAAGAGAATCAGTTGGAAGTCTTTATGGCATGATGCAAAGTGAAACCAAAATTTAGAAAACCAAGTACAAAAGACACAGAAACTAACCAAAGACATTTGCGGCTCCAACAAGAGCACTTGCTGCAACATCAGAGGCAATCCCCGCACTACGGAATACAGAAGTTGAATAGTATACAACAGCATTGATCCCAGCCAACTGTTGAAACAAGAAAAGTGCTACACCAACGCTAACAACTGCAACAAGAAATAGTTGTcatggaaaaagaaagaaaggaaaaagattAACAACATTAATTCTCAGCCTAGTCTCTCTTCAGCCTAGTCTCTCTTCGGCCTATATATGCAATCATATTCTGGTAGCAGAATGCAAGATGGAGATCAATTTACGTAATAATGGTTTCTTTATTGAAAGTTATATTTCCTTACTTATTGCCTTGCAACCTTTTCTTCCTAGTATATTTATGTTGATTCAAACCCAGTTTCACATTATATTGAGATTTTACTTTTCTTAAAGTATCAAAATATTTACTACCAGAAGAACTTGAAATTTTTCAGTCGTGACGACGAAATTAATTACAATGCAACAATGTTCAACAAACACAGAATGTGGTGGCAACTTTGATGGAACTTTGAAAATTTGTACAATATGTGCCCCGTCAATCAATGGGAATTACTCTAGTTTTGGTCTTCAAGAATTATGAACTTGACAAATCATCTTATTATCTAAAGCACATATTCATCTCTTCACAATATTTGACAAAAGAATTCAATCAACTTATGTTTCTACCTTTCCAATAGCGGGTACTAAACAGATCAAACCAGCCTGCGTCAGGTTTAGTCGAGCCTTGGCTTCCAGCTGATAAATCTCGGATAACCTCAGCAACTCTCTCCTTTCCATTTAATGTTTTGATAGCTTTTTTAGCTTGAGGAATCTTCCCTTGCTGCCAAaggaaaaaatataatatatatgcatatatatatattcattaaatGAACAACTAATACAAATGATATGTACTTATCAACAGCTTAAGGAACCCATCAAAGCCATTAACAACTCCACTAGCATCAGAAAAGAACTTCTGAGAGAAAAACCTGAAAAAGCCATCGAGGACTTTCTGGAGAGAAACACATTCCAACTGCCAGTAGAATAGAGGGTATAGCTGAAATTCCAAACATTGTCCTCCACCTGATATTCATAATCAAGTAATAAGTATGTTAAAATTCTAATAAAAACggaaaataattaaacaaactaTGCGCCCATGGaagagaataataaataatagTTTGTTTATTGTCAATATTGGTGGTAAACACCATAGATATTACTTTGAatatgtttgataattttttattttgatatattCCCTTCAGAGCAGTGTCTATTAACATATTTGATGAAATTCCTCCAGTATATTCTCTTGGGTGCAGACTCACAGAAGACAAAAGAGTTAGTCTAATCCATTTGAGGGATGTGACTTCAAAAACTACCATTTGACACTATTTTTAAGCTTTAAATTAGTATTATGTGGTTCacaaaattattttctttttatttcaaaTCCAAAAAGGTTCTCATAATCGATTTACTTCACTGAACACTTTGCATACTCTTACAATAGAAAGATAAAGCTTTATGTTCATTCAGATCATAATGAACTGTCACTTGACCAGGCCACATTCCCCATCAATCAGTTTTTGAAAGGATGGAGATGGTAGGAGAGAAGGGTAGAAGGCGAGCAAAATCAATTGTTTGGCAAGAGGGAAAGTGGGAGGGAGATGAGAGATGGAGGGATGAGGTCTCCCTCCTAATCCTCCAAAATCAATCCCTCAAAAAATGGGAGGATGAgagaacaaaacaaaaaatgtaaattacaaaattattctAAAAAATTAATATCTATTTTATAATAGGTAATGTAGtaagtttatatatatacttgCCATCCATCTCTTCTACTCTTATCCCGATATCCATCTCCTTCCATCATACTTCACATCCTTCCAAAACTCTCCATCCATCCAATCCTTCTTCCATCCTATCATAGGAAAGATTAATTTTGGAGGATTAAAATGGAGACTTCATTCCTTTATCTCCCCTCTCCCTCTCACTTTTCCTCTAGCAAATGCCTTAAAATCCAAAAAGAACAAGATTGTCTCTCTTATTGTATCAGCTTTGATCCCTTTGCTCTGAATTTTTGAAAAAAACATTTGTTCCAAAACAGTGAAGAAAAAAATCAATCTTGGTGTTGTCAAGACAACTCTCAGCTGTAATGACACCTTGAACACCCAAAAATAATTCCTACACAATATCAAGATCCTGTAATGACACCTTAGCACCAATAATAAACATTTATGCACTCAAACTCAGTACAAACAATGA is a window of Humulus lupulus chromosome 4, drHumLupu1.1, whole genome shotgun sequence DNA encoding:
- the LOC133830979 gene encoding plastidic glucose transporter 4-like encodes the protein MRWRTMFGISAIPSILLAVGMCFSPESPRWLFQQGKIPQAKKAIKTLNGKERVAEVIRDLSAGSQGSTKPDAGWFDLFSTRYWKVVSVGVALFLFQQLAGINAVVYYSTSVFRSAGIASDVAASALVGAANVFGYTAVASSLMDRQGRKSLLITSFGGMAASMMLLSLSFTWKVLAPYSGPLAVLGTVLYVLSFSLGAGPVPALLLPEIFASRIRAKAVALSLGMHWHCLSSYKSNEVKEIFLHLFSVLLRST